The nucleotide sequence GCAATGCGCAATCAAGGCTTGCGAAGACGATCTAGGTTTGGCTTGCGACCATTTTGGCGTCGCGGTCGGTGGTGAAATCCTCAAGATCATTCCCGGACGTATTTCCACCGAAGTGGACGCGCGCCTGTCTTTCGACACTCAAGCCACCTTGCGTCGCGCCGAACGCCTGATCAGCCTGTATGAAGAGGCCGGTATCGGTCGCGAACGCGTGCTAATCAAGATTGCCTCAACCTGGGAAGGCATTCGCGCCGCTGAGCAACTTGAGAAAGCGGGCATCCAATGTAACCTGACCCTGCTGTTCAGCTTTGCTCAAGCCCAGGCGTGCGCGGATGCGGGTGCGTTTCTGATTTCGCCCTTCGTGGGGCGTATCTATGACTGGCACAAAAAAACAGAAGGCCGCGATTATGTGGGCGCCGAAGACCCTGGCGTGCAATCGGTAACGCGCATCTACAACTACTACAAGGCCAACGACTATAAGACCGTGGTGATGGGCGCGAGTTTTCGCAATCTTGGTCAAATCGAACAACTGGCCGGTTGTGACCGGCTGACTATCAGCCCAGAGCTGTTGCAGCAATTGGCTGACGATCAGCGGCCACTGGCGCGCCTGCTCAGCCCCGGCAAGGCCGCAGAAGCTAAACAACCCTTAAATGAAAGCCAATTCCGCTGGGCCATGAATGAAGATGCCATGGGCACCGAGAAGCTGGCTGAGGGCATTCGCCTGTTCGCCCGCGATCAAGAAAAGCTGGAGAAATTACTGACTGCTCAGGCTTAAATACAAACGGGGCGCTTGTAAGCGCCCCGTTTGTTTGCCGTGCCGGTGTCAGTGGTGTTCGAGGGCACTGACCAAATCGTGGAAGGCTTCGCGATTAGATTCATTTAACCCCATCAGAATACGGTGCGCTTCGAGTACCTTGGCGCGCACCAACTCTTCTGACTGATCCTGCGGCGGTAGGTCATCTAAGCAGTCAGGGCACGGCAGCGGCGTATCAACAATATTGAACACCTGGTCAAAGCCCATCGACTGCAACAAACGAGTGATATCCGGGTGGGTGGTCACTACAGTCGGCAGCAAACCAACTTTTGAGCGCGACAAAATCGATAACTTGGCCAACAGCCCGAGAGTTGTGCTGTCAATGCTGCGCGTTTCGGTAAGATCAATCACGATGGCTGAGAAATTCAGCGCGGTGAAGATTTTTTCGATGGTCGAATCTAGGGCCGAACACAGGGTCAGGCGTACTTCGCCGACAAACTTCAAGATGAACGTGCCATCTTGCTCAGCAAACTGAATTCTACCGGGGCTTATCCCAGGGTTCATGCAAGGTTCCTGCTTAACACCAGCAAAGCGATATCATCCGGCATATCCCCTAAATTGGCCAGCCCAAAAGCCTTGCGCAGGCCATCCAAGGTGCCGCCTGCAGTGCTAATCAATTGCGGCAGCAGCGTTTCCTTATCACTCAACGTATCGCCCGGCAGCAGATCAAGGATACCGTCAGAGAGCAGCGTCAGGCTGAACGACTCGGGTAACTCTATTTCTAGGTCGTTGTATTCAGCCTCAACAAACAATCCAACCGGCAGGCCACGACCTTGCAGGTAGTGAGCTTGACCTTCGCTGTACAACACCGGCAACGGCAAGTGCCCGCCAATACTGTACGTCAGGCGATTGTTGGCCTGATCGATCACGCCACCGAGCATGGTCACGTGCTTACCCAGCTTGCAGTTGATCAGACCACGGTTGATATGCGCGAGCACCTCAGACGGTTTGATGTCTGGCAAGCTTGCGCCGCGGCGCGACTCGTAGAGCAAGCGGGTGGTCATAAACTTCAGCAGTACCGTGATAAAGGCTGAAGACGCTCCGTGCCCAGAGACATCGGCCAAATAAAAGGCGATACGGCTGTCATCGACCCGAAAATAATCGACAAAGTCACCAGACAGGTAAAGCGACGGAATAATCTGATGGGCAAAATTCAGCCCGTCGGCCTGCCAGGGCGTTACTGGCAGCATGTTCATTTGCACTTGGCGACCGGCGTTTTGATCTTCCTGCAACAGATGCAGGCTGGCTTGCAGCTCACGGTTGGCCGTTTCCAACTCATCACGGTAGCGCTGGTTTTCTAGGCGTAAATTGGCCCGATCCAGCGCCCGGTTTACTGAGTGTTCAAGCACGGCTAGATCAGCCAAGGGCTTGATCAAATAATCGGCAGCACCCAAACGTAACGCTTCAACCGCATCACTCATAACGCCTGCACCCGACACCACGATGACCGGAGTTTCCACGTGCAGGGCATTGATGCGGCGGATCAATTCGAGGCCATCGACTTGGGGCATGCGCAGATCGCAGATCACCAGATCCGGCGACTTCGCTTGAAAGATTTCCAGCCCCTGCAAACCATTGACGGCTTGCAGCACATGAAAACCACTGTCTTCCAAATAGGCGGCGAGGCTCGCGCGCACTACGTCGTCGTCATCGATTATCAGCAGCGTGGCACTGGTTTTGTGCATGAGGTTTCCAGGCAAACTGCGCCGGGTGTGGGTTGGCTTGTACGTCAGGGCAACTGCCTGGACGCGCGAACTCAGCGTGCTTCAAGGCGCAGACGGTACTCCCATCCGCTATGTGATTCAAGCGTGCGCCGGTCGTCGAAACACGGCTTTACACCTCAAATGAGCCAAGGTTATAAGAGCTGCAGGACAGACCCCATAACAAGAGGAAAATGCCCATGAGCCAAAATGACTACAGTGAAAAGCGTGATTACATTCGCATGCGGCTAGAAGCGCCCGTCACCTTGCACCATGACGACAAGGAAATTCCCGCACTGTGCCTCGATCTCTCCAGCACAGGCATGCAACTGGAGGCCGAAAGCGCGGTAAAGATGGGTGACAAGGTGCGTGTCCATATCGCCTCAGACCATAACGAGTTGCGCGGGCTGGATGCATACGCCGAGGTGGTGCGCGTCAGCCTCTTGGAAGACGGCCGCCAGTCTCTTGGTTTAGCCATTATCAGCATGAACTGAAAATACGCTGCCAAGAAAAAGGCGGCCCTTTATGGCCGCCTCAATATGTACACGTGCAGATCGATCAAAAATCGTCTTCGACGTCGCCGTCACGTACCTTGAACTCACGGTTTTGCAAGTAGGCATTGCGTACGAACGTGTATTTATCGCCACTGATCAAGCGCTCAGCCGACAACAGGTTAGCCCTAATCTCGACGGCCTCAACACCGCGCACCACATTAGCAGTTGGCACGTGACCGATAGAGGCTGGAGCTGTCAGCATGCTGTCCGGCACTCTGCCGAAGGCATCGCGCACGGTGCTCGGCCCCAGCAGTGGCAATACGACGTAAGGCCCACTATTGACGCCCCAGACGCCCATCGTCTGGCCGAAGTCCTCACCGCTACGCTGCAGGCCCATGGCACTGCCCACATCAAAGAAGCCCAGCAAGCCGAAGGTTGTGTTGAAAATCAGGCGACTGCTATCAACCCCCGCATCATGCAACTTGCCCTGCAGCAGGTTGTTGGCCAAGTTGCCAACATCACCAATGTTGCGGAAGACGTTATGCACGCCGTCTTCAAGAAACTGCGGCGTCACCGCCTGATAACCTTTGGCCAATGGCTTCAAAGTATAGGCATCAACGTTATCGTTGATGCGAAACATAAAGCGGTTGTAACCCTGCCAAGGATCTTCTTCGCTGGCTTGCGCCAGTGCAGGCAGCAATAGCAGGCCGGTACAGGCAACCAATAGGCTCAATCGTTGAATCCAGCTCGCACCGATCACACGCATCACAGTCACTCCTTGAAAAATACTCAGGCTGCCTCAGGCTGCCAAATCAGGCGGGCAGTATAAGGGTGCAGCCCGTTGAATAGGCAGCATAGCGGACAAACAATCACCTGAAAAACCCAACTATTTGTTGTGTAAAATCAGACAATCGGCAGCCTAACGCTGGAAAACGACCAGCCACCAGACAGGTCAGCACCCTAGCCAGATGGCTATTGAGCAGTTACCGGCTGCAGTGAGCCTTCGATGCAACCCAGCCTGACGCTGCTAGAGCTCAATCATCATAAAAGTTACAGCGAGACCTCTGGCAAAGCGTCTTCAAAGGCCTGAAACCCCAAGCTAGAGCCTGATGACGCGTCATAGCGGTACTTAACGTTTGATCCAAAGCAAGCAAAGCCGGCGAGCTTGGATTAA is from Pseudomonas sp. TMP9 and encodes:
- the rssC gene encoding anti-sigma factor antagonist RssC produces the protein MSPGRIQFAEQDGTFILKFVGEVRLTLCSALDSTIEKIFTALNFSAIVIDLTETRSIDSTTLGLLAKLSILSRSKVGLLPTVVTTHPDITRLLQSMGFDQVFNIVDTPLPCPDCLDDLPPQDQSEELVRAKVLEAHRILMGLNESNREAFHDLVSALEHH
- the tal gene encoding transaldolase is translated as MTSKLDQLKQFTTVVADTGDLDAITRLKPVDATTNPSLLLKAAAMPRYSDLLQCAIKACEDDLGLACDHFGVAVGGEILKIIPGRISTEVDARLSFDTQATLRRAERLISLYEEAGIGRERVLIKIASTWEGIRAAEQLEKAGIQCNLTLLFSFAQAQACADAGAFLISPFVGRIYDWHKKTEGRDYVGAEDPGVQSVTRIYNYYKANDYKTVVMGASFRNLGQIEQLAGCDRLTISPELLQQLADDQRPLARLLSPGKAAEAKQPLNESQFRWAMNEDAMGTEKLAEGIRLFARDQEKLEKLLTAQA
- the rssB gene encoding two-component system response regulator RssB; the encoded protein is MHKTSATLLIIDDDDVVRASLAAYLEDSGFHVLQAVNGLQGLEIFQAKSPDLVICDLRMPQVDGLELIRRINALHVETPVIVVSGAGVMSDAVEALRLGAADYLIKPLADLAVLEHSVNRALDRANLRLENQRYRDELETANRELQASLHLLQEDQNAGRQVQMNMLPVTPWQADGLNFAHQIIPSLYLSGDFVDYFRVDDSRIAFYLADVSGHGASSAFITVLLKFMTTRLLYESRRGASLPDIKPSEVLAHINRGLINCKLGKHVTMLGGVIDQANNRLTYSIGGHLPLPVLYSEGQAHYLQGRGLPVGLFVEAEYNDLEIELPESFSLTLLSDGILDLLPGDTLSDKETLLPQLISTAGGTLDGLRKAFGLANLGDMPDDIALLVLSRNLA
- a CDS encoding PilZ domain-containing protein — translated: MSQNDYSEKRDYIRMRLEAPVTLHHDDKEIPALCLDLSSTGMQLEAESAVKMGDKVRVHIASDHNELRGLDAYAEVVRVSLLEDGRQSLGLAIISMN
- a CDS encoding VacJ family lipoprotein, which translates into the protein MRVIGASWIQRLSLLVACTGLLLLPALAQASEEDPWQGYNRFMFRINDNVDAYTLKPLAKGYQAVTPQFLEDGVHNVFRNIGDVGNLANNLLQGKLHDAGVDSSRLIFNTTFGLLGFFDVGSAMGLQRSGEDFGQTMGVWGVNSGPYVVLPLLGPSTVRDAFGRVPDSMLTAPASIGHVPTANVVRGVEAVEIRANLLSAERLISGDKYTFVRNAYLQNREFKVRDGDVEDDF